From the genome of Candidatus Atribacteria bacterium ADurb.Bin276, one region includes:
- a CDS encoding regulatory protein (Bacterial regulatory proteins, luxR family), protein MEDYSIEFIKSYLWGKYIRKREKTHNPGHILNEFSYWFSTDDKHGRSPKDLSKRFFICDGCGKERIFYATYPIPDTHWNGLYCWQCWKKRTGAKKRVDMGINSYIFDNKDFIEYLDISNALEKVNFTTRQKHVLHFYMMEYSERMIADVLEISRKAVRIHLNRVFEKIFEYLNGYVLPKTTSQRALIVRRNIDHVKSKL, encoded by the coding sequence TTGGAAGATTATTCGATCGAGTTTATCAAGTCGTATCTCTGGGGAAAGTACATTCGTAAACGTGAGAAAACACACAATCCGGGTCACATTTTAAATGAGTTTTCTTATTGGTTTTCTACGGACGATAAACATGGAAGGTCTCCAAAAGACCTTTCAAAGCGTTTTTTTATTTGTGATGGTTGTGGGAAAGAAAGAATTTTTTATGCTACTTATCCTATCCCAGATACTCACTGGAATGGCCTTTACTGTTGGCAGTGCTGGAAGAAAAGAACTGGAGCTAAGAAAAGAGTTGATATGGGTATCAATTCATATATTTTTGATAATAAGGATTTTATCGAATATTTAGATATTTCGAATGCTTTAGAAAAGGTTAATTTTACGACAAGGCAAAAGCACGTTCTCCATTTTTATATGATGGAATATTCTGAAAGAATGATTGCCGATGTTTTAGAAATAAGCAGAAAAGCGGTAAGAATTCATTTGAATAGGGTATTTGAAAAAATATTTGAATATTTAAATGGTTATGTGTTGCCCAAAACCACCTCACAAAGGGCCTTAATAGTGAGGAGGAATATAGACCATGTTAAAAGCAAGTTATAA